The following are encoded in a window of Cydia strobilella chromosome 1, ilCydStro3.1, whole genome shotgun sequence genomic DNA:
- the LOC134742510 gene encoding uncharacterized protein LOC134742510 isoform X2: MVHSQFSLSWDSHKSIMCNGFSTLQQNGEFVDMTIAADGHFVKVHQMVMAMASPYLKELITSAPCQHPVIFLNNVSHKTLCSLLEYVYTGEVLLPAESLTLFVETAKSLHIKGLESLITSECLPVRMGTNISQLETNEFKNMLTSSGEKTEQMNLPVTRKIALKTYSNTKIPGALKAKLHVPDTVPIMSDYAMADDTTHDSDDDHDFQNQTAANSMLDATPDTEKYASNLQFTVSIRGSLQIILNRYIYNLHSVTHRTGVRRWRCVDYRNHKCMAYVVSDKNVVIGRGNLHNHPFHDKKILSKIEKNVVYSALDDVEGYRDKEPTEDSAKDVNAMEHDSEYLSLDFSEDNEPCSIIKQLKHSET, from the exons aATGGTGAATTTGTTGACATGACAATTGCAGCAGACGGACACTTTGTGAAGGTTCATCAAATGGTAATGGCAATGGCCAGCCCATATCTAAAGGAGCTCATCACATCTGCTCCGTGCCAGCACCCAGTTATATTCCTTAAT AATGTGAGTCACAAGACATTGTGTTCCCTCTTAGAGTATGTATACACAGGGGAAGTGCTGCTCCCAGCTGAGAGCCTAACACTCTTTGTAGAAACTGCTAAATCGTTACACATTAAAGGATTGGAAAGCTTG ATCACCAGTGAATGTTTACCTGTACGAATGGGTACGAACATATCACAGTTGGAAACTAATGAATTTAAGAACATGTTGACTTCTTCAGGTGAAAAAACTGAACAG ATGAACTTGCCCGTGACTAGAAAAATAGCTCTGAAAACATATAGTAATACAAAAATACCTGGAGCTTT AAAAGCTAAATTACATGTGCCGGACACTGTTCCTATAATGTCGGACTATGCTATGGCTGATGACACTACACAcgattcggatgacgaccacgACTTCCAGAACCAGACAGCCGCGAATTCGATGTTAGACGCCACACCGGACacagaaaaat ACGCATCGAACCTACAATTCACCGTGTCGATACGCGGCTCGCTGCAAATAATCCTGAATCGTTACATCTATAACCTGCACTCTGTGACGCACCGCACTGGCGTGCGTCGCTGGCGCTGCGTCGACTATCGCAACCACAAGTGTATGGCCTACGTCGTATCCGACAAGAACGTCGTGATTGGCAG GGGGAATCTCCATAACCATCCATTCCACGATAAAAAAATACTgtcaaaaattgagaaaaacgtTGTCTACTCCGCTTTAGACGATGTCGAAGGCTACAGGGATAAAGAACCCACCGAAGACTCTGCGAAAGACGTCAATGCCATGGAACACGACAGTGAATATCTCTCCTTGGACTTCAGCGAAGACAACGAACCATGTAGTATTATAAAGCAGTTGAAACATAGTGAAACGTGA